The genomic window GCGCCGTGTTAATTAGGTACGCGCTCGGCTTCATCCGCGCCAGTTGCGCCGCGCCGATCAAGTGCTTTGTCTCCGGCGTCAGCGGCAGATGCAGCGACACATAGTCGCTCTCGGTCAACAAGTCATCGAGCGTGGCCCAGCCAATGCCCGCCGGCAAATCGTTGGGGCGGCGGCGCCCCGTGGCCACCACCCGCAGGCCAACCCCTTGCGCCAAGGGGGCCAGCGCGCGGCCAATGGCGCCATAGCCGACTATGCCCAGCGTCTGCCCGGCGAGCCGTCGCAAGGTGGTGCCCGACTGCAATTGGTAGCGGCCCTGCTTCGTCTCGTGGTGGTAGTACGCCACCTTGCGCGCCAACGCCAACAACAGCGCCAGCGCATGCTCGGCCACTTCGATCAGGCAATAGTCGGGCACATTGGTGACCACAATGCCGCGGCGCGTGGCGGCGGCGACATCGATATTGTCCAGCCCAATCCCGAGTCGCGAAACAATCTTGAGCCGCGCCGACGCCGCGATGACCGGCTCCGGCGTCTTGGCCCAGTTGGTCATGATGGCGTCGACATCGGCGGCCAGCCGCGTCAACGTTTCCAGGTCGCTGGCGGGGGCGACAATCAGTTCGCCGTCGCCAGCGGCGAGAATTGAGCGTTCGATATCGAGGTCGGCCCAGGCATAGTCGGTCAGGAGAATCTTGAATCGAGGCATGATTCTTTCGCGGCGCGTGGAGGGATGCGTTTCGCCGTCAATCTATCGTGTACCGGCGAGCGCCGCGACTCTCCGCGCGCCGCAAAAGGTTGGGCCGCGAACAGGCGGCGATTAGCGCGGCGTGTTCCAGTAAATCCGCGCGTTGTGCGTCTGACGACCGACCGCCACGATCTCTGGTCGGCCATCGCCGTCGAGATCGGCCACGGCCAGGTCTTCCACCGCCACTCCGGCCGGGTCGATTAGCGTGCGCCGCCAATCCGCCGGCGCCTCGCCGGGCGGATCATAGATCCGCACGCCCGATGGCGCGGCCTGGTCGCGCTGATCGCGAACGCCGACCACTAGCTCTTCGTCCTCATCGTCGTCGAGATTGACGCACCACAGCGCGTGTCCCCATTGCAGTTGATTGTCGATGACGTGTCGGCGCCACAGCGTGGTGGCCTCCACCGTCGGCGGCGTGTAGACCACCACCTGCGAGCCATGCCACGGCTCGATGGTGGCCACATATTTGCCGTCGCCTGCCAGCCGACCCAGCCGCACTTCGCTGGCGCCGCGATTGGGAGCGCTTTCCTGATCGCCGCGGCCAATCAACTGTCGTCGCCAATCGCCAGCGGCGTCGCGCTTAAGCACATGCACCCCCTCGAAGCTGGTCACCAAGATTTCCAACGGGCCGTCTCCCTCCAGATCGACCGGACAGAAGTTGTGACAGACGTGCAACTCCTCGTTGAGCGTTGCCGATTTCCACGCGCCCGTCGGATCGGCCGGAATCGAATACGACAAGATTCGCACCGGGTTCTGGTTCCAGTCGGGCGGGCGCGTGTCGCGCCCTTGCAGCGGCACGACGATCAACTCCGCCCGGCCGTCTCCATCGAGATCGGCGAAGCGCAGGCGATGCACGCTCGGCTCCTCGCCGATCCGATGCACGCGCCACCGTTCGCGCACGTCTTTGCCCGGCTGTAGCCACTGAATCGTGCCGGGCGTGCGGGTGTCTGGCGGACGCCAGCCGGCGCCCAGCGCCAGGTCGACGCGGCCATCGCCATCGATGTCGTACGGGGCGACGCACACGTTGTCCGGCGCCGTCTGCTCCAGAATCAAGGTGTGCGCGGGCCACGCGTCGCCGCGCCGGCCAGGGTTCTCGTGCCAGACGACGCGTTTCTGATCGACGATGACAATGTCGGGCCGCTCGTCCGCCGACAGATCGACAATCGCCACCGCGTAGCCCACTCCCAGATCGGCGGCGATCTCTTGCGACTCAAATCGCGGCGGCTCGGCCACGGCCGGGCCCGCGATGCAGCCAACCAGCGCGAGCGTCAAGAAGCAATTGCGTGCGAATGTGCGTAGCGCGTGCATAGGCTCTTGGCTCAACTGCGCACGGCCAGGGGTTGGCCATTGTCTTTGGCGCCCAGGCCCAACAAGAGCGGCACGGCCTTTTGCGCCCATTCGGCCGGGCTTTGATATTCGCTGGCGCTGTCGGCAAACGCCACTTGCAGCATGTCGGTGTTGATGACGCCCGGGTTGAGCGGCACGGCGGCCATTCCGCGCGGCAGTTCTTCGGCCAGCGCGCGGGTCAGCCCCTCGATGGCCCACTTGGTGGCGCAATAGGGCGCGGCCTCGGCGGCGACCGAGCGCCCCCAGCCGGAACTGAAATTGACGATCACGCCGCTTCCGCGGCGCACCATCGCCGGCACGAAGTGCCGAATCACATGAAACACCCCGTTCACGTTCACCTGCATCAGCCGCGCGAACTCGTCCGCCGGCGCTTCCCACAGCGGCGCGGGCACGTTGATCAGCGCGGCGTTGTTGATGACGAGATCGGGCGGTTGCTCGACGGCGTCGATGTCGCGCGCCCAGCGCCCCACCTGCTCGTCGCTCGACACATCGACCACATGAAACGTGTGCGGCGCCCCAAATCGCTGCCGGAGCTTTTCGACCAGTTCGCGCCGCGTGCCGCAACCCGCGATCGTATGCCCCCGCGCGATGAACTCCTCGGTCATGGCCAGCCCCAGCCCGCGAGTGGCGCCAGTGAGCAAGATGCGTTTGGACTCGCTGGCCATGCGTGGCGCCTCGTGGGTGAACGCTGTCGGTTATTTTCTCCCGCGCGGCCGATTATACACCGTGCGCGTCGCCGCGCCGCTGGTTCCCCGAGCTGAATCGATCGCTGGGACCGGCGCGGGCCGCCGGGCAAGCAACCCGCCCACCGCGGCATAAAAGTGACCCGCCAGAGCGATCATGCAGGCCGCCTGCAACAGTTGAAACAGAACCGCGTTCATAGTGTGCCTTCCTCTCGTAGCGTCAATCTCAATCGGCAACGATCAACTTCGCGCGACCCACGCGCTCCGTTTATCCACGGAGCGCGAAACTGGCCGCGAAGCCCAGCGGGCGTGATGGCGTGGTGTCGTCTTCTTGTGGCAGTGTCTCAGTGCGACCATGCCGCTGGGCAACGCGTTCGGCCAGTCCCTTGCTGAGCGCCGGCAGGGGGCGAGCGGAGGACTCGACGCGCGGCGACTCGAACAGATGTACTTCTTGATCGAACGAAGCATGCTCGCGGCGCTCGGCGCTCACCGGTTTGCCTGGCGCCACTTCGACCACGTTGGCCATCTCGGGCAGCGCCGGCAACTCGGCTCGCACCACGCGAACGTTCTTCGGGGCGTCGACGCCGATGCGCACCGCTTGCCCTTTGACTCGCAAGATGGTGATGACGACGTTGTCGCCGACTTTGATCTTCTGCTGCGCCTTCCGTGTGAGAACCAACATGGCATGCTCCTTTGCTTTGTTTCCCCTGTCCTAATGACGTGAACGGCATATTGCAGCGAGCGTGCCAAACGCGCCGGCGGACAAAAAGATTGTCCGAAGCGGCGCAGCATCAAGCACTTGCGGTGTACAGTACTGAACAGCCACCGGTGACTGGTGAACGCCTGTTTACAATCCATTTGTAAAACGGAAACGAAAAAGCGGGCCCGGTGTGGCAAGTTGCCATCAACTCGCGGGATTACGCGCTTTAGAGAAAGGTCGGTGGCCGCGTAATCGCGTCCCGATCCGTCAAGACATGCCAGCGCGCGTTCAGCGCCGATCGGTCGCTTTCAAGCTGAAGTTGCGCACCTGTACTTCCACGTCGAACATGCCCGGCACTTCCCAGCCCATGGCAACGCCATCCAGACCGTAGTCGGCGAAATCGCGCGACTCCGTCAAAAACCCGCGTGACCAGGCGTGTTCCAGGCCACGGCGTATTTGCGGCAGCAGATCGGCGTCGATCGTCACCCACTGCCCGTCGTGCGCGCTGTCCCGCGTTAAGTCCGCCGTGGCGAGGGTATAGATGAACATCTTCGTGTCCCCGGTATCCTGAGCCTGGTGCCCCGAGACCATTCGTTCGCGATTGTCATAAAGCGGCGCCCCAAACCAGAGATATTTTCCAAAACCGGCGGAGGCGGGATTTCGATTGGCAATGGTCAAAAAGATCTGAAACTGCGCGGCATGCCGCGACGGAGAATAACCTTCCTCCACGATCAACCGCGAATGGTTGAGTCGCGATTCGATGTGCAGGCGGCACGCTGAAAGATCCGCCACGCCCGGCGGATTGTCCAACCGTTGCTGCGCCAATAGGTGCGTCCAAGGTTCGCCGACTTCGCGCGGGCGCGCATACTCGGCGCCGGCATGCACCGCCAGCGTCAGGTCGGCTCGCTCCGTCGAGGCAGGACCAATGATCACCGTCTTGCCACGGTTCTCGTAGCGCGCCGCCCCCTCGGGCAGCAGGTCCGGCGGCGCTGGCGGCAGCGGGTGCTTGCTCGACCATTGCGCCAGATCCCAGGCAGGTTTGCCGGTGTGGTCAACACCCGCCAATTCGCCGCTTACAACGCGCTTGCCAGGCTGTGGCGCCAAGAGCAAGAACCCGCGTTGAAAGTGATTGTCTCGTAACAATTCTCGTTCGGCGGCCGTCGTCGCCGTTGGCTGTGTCAGTGTGCCCACGATCGCCACACCGAAGAAAATTGCCGCCGCGCAACGCATCCCCATACGATCTCAACCCGATTCAAACCGAGACTTCCCAGTTGGATCCGCCAGAAACCGTTCCCGGCGCGGCCTGCCGTCCAATGTAGCCAAAGTGCCCAATACTCGCACGCTGACCGACGCGGCGCGATTCTTTCACGCGGCAAAGCAGGCTGGCGCAAAGTTCGCGAATTCGCGCTACTTTGCTGGAAGGGCTTCCGCGCGAGTGATTGACGTCGCGCGGTTCTCTCAACTTGCGGCGGCTGCGCACGTAGGACCAAGTCGCCGCCACAGCACTTGTTCGCCAAACCAGGTACGCCGATTTCACCCCAGGCGCGAAATGATTTCCAGCACGCGCCGCAGATGCGGCACAGGAACAAACCCCTTGCGCTCAACGATATCCGACTTGGAAATTCTGAGCTGCCAGCCGCACTTGGCGACCGAAGGTTTGGTCAATCCGGTTCGCGCAATTCCCTGAGCATGCCACGGAAGTAGCACTTCGTCATGCGCGATTGACAACTGAAACCGCGACGTGATAGCGACCGCGGCGAGTGATTCCGCCTGTTCCATTTCTGCCGTGGCGTCGACCAGCACCAGGGGGCGGAGCTTTGGGTTCTTGCCTTGCGGATCGCAGACGCGCGCCACGACGATCGTCCCTTGAGCAATTTCTGGCACGGCGCGCCCCGGAGGCTGCTAGAACAGGTTTTCCTCGGGGCTTTCGAACCATGCCGGCGGAGGCGGGTTCTTGGCGCCGATTTCGCGCAGCGTGTCGGCTGACAGCGAATTGGGCGCGTCGCGCTGCCCGCTGTTCTCTTCCACGATTTGCTGGACGTAGGCGATGCAGCTTTTGAGATCGGCGATGCCTTTCACTTGGCCGCCACGCGGTTGACAGCCAAACGCCGTGTCGACCAGATAGGCCCCCTGTTTGGCGATTTCGGTTAGCCGCGATTCGAACTCGTCATAGGAGCAGGCGTCGTCGCCAAAGTGGCCCTGCTGACAATAGCCTTCGTAGTGCTCAAATGCCGCTCGCAATAGCGCGATGTGGCTGTCGACCAATGCTTGCAGCCGATCGGTCGCCGCGCGCTGCTGCCGCAGCCAGGTTTCAGTGCTTTGCGCCACATCGCGGCGCATCGCATCCCATTGTTGAACGGCGCTCATGGCACAATCTCGAGAAGCTTCTTTCCCGACCGTTGGCGGTCGCCCCCCGGGGTGACTTGCCAATTATTTGTAATTGAAGCTTACGACAGGAGCCAATATCAGCCAAATTCCGAGTGCATGAGCTTGGGCATCCTGGTTCGCGGCACTGTCTTGCGTCGCGCCGCCACCCTCGCCAGCAAGTTCGGCATGGGACACTTGCGACAATACACTTGTCGCAGGCCAAAAACGACAATTGGCCGCCAGGCCCCCTTACGCCGCCGCCTTGGGCCGCGCGTCGTGGACCACGTTCCACGCCAGGCCAAACCACTCCATCACGCAGATCGCCCAGTAGGTCACATCCACCTCCCACCAGCGATGCCCATGCCGGGCCATGCGCTGAAAGGCGTGATGGTTGTTGTGCCAGCCCTCGCCGTAGGTGAGCAGGCCCACCCACCAGAGGTTGCGGCTGTTGTCGCGCGTTTCGTAGTTGCGATAGCCCCAGATGTGGCTGGCCGAGTTCACAAACCAGGTCGCGTGCAGCACGTAGACCAGCCGCACGAACATGCCATACACCACAAACGAGCAGCCGGTGTAAAAGTCCCAGCCAAAGTAACCGATGGCGAACAGCGCGCCGCCAAACAGGAAGTACCACAACAGAAAAGTGTGGTCGAGCAGCCGCACAAAGGGATCGCGCAATAGGTCCGGCGCGTAGCGCTTGTACAGCGAATCGTAGTGCTTGCGGCTGAATCGCGGCATCAGCCACAGCATGTGGCTCCACAGTCCGCCATGCTGCGGCGAATGTGGGTCTCCCTCATGATCGCTGAAGGCGTGATGCTTGCGGTGGTTGGCCACCCACA from Pirellulales bacterium includes these protein-coding regions:
- a CDS encoding C-terminal binding protein; amino-acid sequence: MPRFKILLTDYAWADLDIERSILAAGDGELIVAPASDLETLTRLAADVDAIMTNWAKTPEPVIAASARLKIVSRLGIGLDNIDVAAATRRGIVVTNVPDYCLIEVAEHALALLLALARKVAYYHHETKQGRYQLQSGTTLRRLAGQTLGIVGYGAIGRALAPLAQGVGLRVVATGRRRPNDLPAGIGWATLDDLLTESDYVSLHLPLTPETKHLIGAAQLARMKPSAYLINTARGGLVDQAALAAAIEQGRLAGAALDVQDPEPPDLSRPPFNDPRVIVTPHAAFVSVESLHNLRSRVATQVIDCLHGRRPENVVNPAVLA
- a CDS encoding VCBS repeat-containing protein — translated: MHALRTFARNCFLTLALVGCIAGPAVAEPPRFESQEIAADLGVGYAVAIVDLSADERPDIVIVDQKRVVWHENPGRRGDAWPAHTLILEQTAPDNVCVAPYDIDGDGRVDLALGAGWRPPDTRTPGTIQWLQPGKDVRERWRVHRIGEEPSVHRLRFADLDGDGRAELIVVPLQGRDTRPPDWNQNPVRILSYSIPADPTGAWKSATLNEELHVCHNFCPVDLEGDGPLEILVTSFEGVHVLKRDAAGDWRRQLIGRGDQESAPNRGASEVRLGRLAGDGKYVATIEPWHGSQVVVYTPPTVEATTLWRRHVIDNQLQWGHALWCVNLDDDEDEELVVGVRDQRDQAAPSGVRIYDPPGEAPADWRRTLIDPAGVAVEDLAVADLDGDGRPEIVAVGRQTHNARIYWNTPR
- a CDS encoding SDR family oxidoreductase, with protein sequence MASESKRILLTGATRGLGLAMTEEFIARGHTIAGCGTRRELVEKLRQRFGAPHTFHVVDVSSDEQVGRWARDIDAVEQPPDLVINNAALINVPAPLWEAPADEFARLMQVNVNGVFHVIRHFVPAMVRRGSGVIVNFSSGWGRSVAAEAAPYCATKWAIEGLTRALAEELPRGMAAVPLNPGVINTDMLQVAFADSASEYQSPAEWAQKAVPLLLGLGAKDNGQPLAVRS
- a CDS encoding carbon storage regulator, translated to MLVLTRKAQQKIKVGDNVVITILRVKGQAVRIGVDAPKNVRVVRAELPALPEMANVVEVAPGKPVSAERREHASFDQEVHLFESPRVESSARPLPALSKGLAERVAQRHGRTETLPQEDDTTPSRPLGFAASFALRG
- a CDS encoding fatty acid desaturase; translation: MSCTETPTAPGEVSAASAVKRLDQKLIDMPMNADAAPAHRVPLRERLRSGVDWPVVTWIAFLHAGALAAPFFFTWKSVLLAVFLGWLTGGVGICLGYHRMLTHRSFDTFRPIRWIIAGLGNLAGQGSPLMWVANHRKHHAFSDHEGDPHSPQHGGLWSHMLWLMPRFSRKHYDSLYKRYAPDLLRDPFVRLLDHTFLLWYFLFGGALFAIGYFGWDFYTGCSFVVYGMFVRLVYVLHATWFVNSASHIWGYRNYETRDNSRNLWWVGLLTYGEGWHNNHHAFQRMARHGHRWWEVDVTYWAICVMEWFGLAWNVVHDARPKAAA